The following coding sequences lie in one Timaviella obliquedivisa GSE-PSE-MK23-08B genomic window:
- a CDS encoding DUF1995 family protein, producing MPLPNNLDEAVVQAREATLAAIAAGYPRLQVELVFPELKIMPIAAQFLPAFEHLGNKLRVYFPDPGSAALARRDWGEKPYPIRGINDVKAEIQSEEELFIFIEPSSVEVEQVEKLCEQATDRPVVLLNPRMEDIAIIGIGYAGRRLRERFLSTFESCYYLRSLEGAAILRAYPYPWQVWVEKEEGYELVAEQPQKPVGEVLDQILAEAAGTSPDTPKPSKKGILASLQQFLRALSQ from the coding sequence ATGCCTCTTCCCAATAATTTAGACGAAGCAGTCGTTCAAGCCCGTGAAGCAACCCTAGCCGCGATCGCCGCTGGGTATCCGCGTCTTCAGGTCGAGTTGGTTTTTCCAGAACTTAAAATCATGCCCATTGCAGCACAGTTTCTTCCGGCTTTCGAGCATTTAGGTAATAAGCTGCGGGTCTATTTTCCTGATCCAGGTTCGGCTGCACTTGCCCGCCGTGACTGGGGCGAAAAGCCTTACCCGATTCGGGGCATCAACGACGTTAAAGCAGAGATTCAGTCTGAAGAGGAACTGTTTATTTTCATTGAGCCTTCTTCAGTAGAAGTAGAGCAGGTTGAAAAGCTTTGCGAACAGGCAACGGATCGTCCTGTTGTGCTGCTTAATCCTCGCATGGAAGATATTGCAATTATTGGGATTGGCTATGCTGGACGAAGGTTACGAGAGCGATTTTTGAGTACCTTCGAGTCTTGCTATTACTTGCGATCGCTTGAAGGTGCAGCCATTCTGCGGGCTTACCCATACCCCTGGCAAGTTTGGGTTGAAAAAGAAGAAGGCTACGAACTAGTAGCAGAACAACCTCAAAAGCCCGTTGGCGAAGTCCTTGACCAAATTTTGGCAGAGGCAGCAGGCACATCACCCGATACTCCTAAACCTTCTAAAAAAGGAATATTAGCATCACTACAACAGTTCCTTCGGGCGCTCAGCCAGTGA
- a CDS encoding HAD family hydrolase, producing MLRIITDFDGPIMDVSERYYQTYLFCLSCVTLPEQATTTLSKDEFWHLKRSQVPERQIGQLSGLDETQALEFARIRRQTVHTQPYLVYDVPVIGAIATLERLHQLDSIELVTMTMRRVDELDNALTRYDLGKFFAPDRRYCLSNDYVKTNDIADKTQLMTQALSELAPAPTWMIGDTEADILSAQANGIPAIGVLSGIRDRTQLQQHHPDWIVDHLEEAVEVVLSQFPNLETVS from the coding sequence ATGCTGAGAATTATTACCGACTTCGATGGACCTATCATGGACGTTTCTGAGCGGTATTACCAAACTTACTTGTTTTGTTTAAGCTGCGTGACTCTGCCTGAGCAAGCCACTACAACCCTTAGCAAAGACGAGTTTTGGCATCTCAAGCGATCGCAAGTCCCTGAACGTCAAATTGGTCAGCTTTCTGGCTTAGACGAAACGCAGGCTCTAGAATTTGCTCGTATCCGGCGGCAAACTGTCCACACTCAACCGTACCTGGTTTATGACGTACCTGTAATTGGCGCGATCGCCACTCTTGAACGCTTACACCAATTGGACTCGATCGAACTTGTTACAATGACGATGCGCCGAGTTGACGAGCTAGACAATGCCCTAACTCGGTACGACTTAGGCAAGTTTTTTGCCCCCGATCGCCGCTATTGCCTCAGCAACGACTACGTCAAAACTAATGACATCGCCGACAAAACTCAACTGATGACCCAGGCGCTTTCAGAACTGGCACCTGCCCCAACCTGGATGATTGGTGATACTGAAGCGGATATTCTCTCGGCACAAGCTAATGGTATCCCCGCGATTGGCGTACTCTCGGGCATTCGCGATCGGACTCAACTTCAGCAGCACCACCCTGATTGGATTGTGGATCACCTAGAGGAAGCCGTTGAGGTCGTTCTTAGTCAATTTCCTAACCTGGAAACAGTTAGCTAG
- a CDS encoding XisI protein, with product MDKLNYYRQCLRKFLTDYASHRLGEPSMETQVVFDQEHDHYLLLRTGWEQKRRVHSCIFHFDIKEEKIWLQENNTDIDIGDELEEMGISRQEIVVGFHHPSLRQYSQYAVS from the coding sequence ATGGATAAGCTAAATTACTATCGTCAATGCTTGCGTAAGTTCCTCACTGACTATGCTAGTCATAGGTTAGGGGAACCAAGTATGGAAACCCAGGTAGTATTTGATCAGGAGCACGACCATTATCTTTTGCTGCGGACAGGGTGGGAGCAAAAACGGCGAGTTCACTCCTGCATCTTTCACTTTGATATTAAAGAGGAAAAAATCTGGCTTCAGGAAAATAATACAGATATTGACATCGGGGATGAGCTAGAAGAGATGGGAATCTCAAGGCAAGAGATAGTGGTTGGGTTTCACCATCCCTCACTCAGGCAGTATTCTCAATACGCTGTTTCGTAA
- the dxr gene encoding 1-deoxy-D-xylulose-5-phosphate reductoisomerase: MKAITLLGSTGSIGTQTLDIVQQNPDQFRVVGLASGRNGALLAAQIRQFRPEIAAICDPEQLEIVKAAIADLSPQPILLSGEEGIVEVARYGDSEAVVTGIVGCAGLLPTLAAIKAGKDIALANKETLIAGGPVVLPLVKEYGVKLLPADSEHSAIFQCLQGVPKNGLRRIILTASGGAFRDLPVEKLATVKVADALKHPNWSMGQKITIDSATLMNKGLEVIEAHYLFGVDYDHIDIVIHPQSIIHSLIELQDTSVLAQLGWPDMRLPLLYALSYPERIYTDWQSLDLVKAGDLTFREPDHQKYPCMQLAYAAGRAGGSMPAVLNAANEQAVALFLEEKIQFLDIPKVIEAVCDRHHPHNQASPTLEDIIEADQWARGEVLAAAEKRVQGAIAL; encoded by the coding sequence GTGAAAGCCATTACTTTGCTCGGCTCGACCGGCTCCATCGGCACTCAAACCTTAGATATTGTTCAGCAAAACCCCGATCAATTCCGGGTGGTGGGTCTAGCATCAGGGCGCAATGGAGCCTTGCTGGCAGCACAAATTCGACAATTTCGCCCAGAAATTGCGGCAATTTGCGATCCTGAGCAGCTAGAAATCGTGAAAGCGGCGATCGCTGACCTTTCTCCTCAGCCGATTCTCCTAAGCGGCGAAGAGGGGATCGTCGAAGTGGCTCGCTACGGCGACTCAGAAGCCGTCGTTACAGGCATTGTGGGTTGTGCCGGACTGTTGCCCACTCTAGCCGCCATCAAAGCAGGCAAAGACATCGCCCTTGCTAATAAAGAAACCTTGATCGCTGGTGGCCCAGTCGTTTTGCCCCTCGTCAAAGAATACGGAGTCAAGCTTCTTCCTGCCGACTCCGAGCATTCAGCAATTTTTCAATGCCTCCAGGGCGTACCCAAAAATGGCTTACGGCGCATTATTCTGACAGCATCCGGTGGCGCTTTCCGAGATTTGCCTGTAGAGAAACTTGCAACCGTCAAAGTAGCAGACGCGCTCAAGCATCCTAACTGGTCAATGGGGCAGAAAATTACGATCGACTCTGCCACATTGATGAACAAAGGATTGGAAGTGATTGAGGCGCACTACCTGTTCGGCGTTGATTATGACCATATTGATATCGTCATTCATCCCCAAAGCATTATTCACTCGCTGATTGAGCTTCAAGACACATCGGTTTTAGCGCAGTTGGGCTGGCCCGATATGCGGCTACCGTTGCTCTATGCCCTGTCCTACCCAGAGCGAATTTACACCGACTGGCAGAGCCTTGATCTGGTTAAGGCAGGCGATTTGACCTTCCGCGAACCCGATCATCAAAAATATCCTTGTATGCAACTCGCGTATGCGGCGGGTCGGGCAGGTGGCTCTATGCCTGCGGTTCTGAACGCAGCGAATGAGCAGGCAGTCGCATTATTTTTAGAAGAAAAGATTCAGTTTTTAGATATTCCCAAGGTGATCGAGGCAGTGTGCGATCGCCATCATCCTCACAATCAAGCCAGTCCCACTTTAGAAGACATCATAGAAGCCGATCAATGGGCGAGAGGCGAAGTCTTAGCAGCGGCTGAGAAAAGGGTGCAGGGGGCGATCGCGCTTTAG
- the corA gene encoding magnesium/cobalt transporter CorA has product MAMQSVTLGNPVLTADTEDDGANLDDFFYDVPGSMPGTLSIESDAHPPTIFLIDYNSEAATRIKLNTPEECIPYLDSHSVSWVDLQGLGDEDVLRRLGGVFGLHPLVLEDVVNVPQRPKVEEYDEQLLLIARMIMLKKSGKGFISEQVSFILGRHYLLTVQEEPVNDSFDPVRERIRNNKGCIRRTESDYLMYALLDSVIDGFFPVLEGYGEAIEDLEDEVVDNPTRQTLEKIHKLKRDLLMLRRAIWPQRDAINALIRDGSDLISDDVRVYLRDCYDHAVQVLDMVETYRELASSLMDVYLSSINNRMNEVMKLLTVISTIFIPLTFIAGVYGMNFDTEKSPWNMPELNWYWGYPLCWGVMVAIGLSLVYYFYRKGWFENLSDIKPDSKPSSKPDMKPGLKE; this is encoded by the coding sequence ATGGCAATGCAATCTGTCACGCTGGGCAATCCTGTTCTAACCGCCGATACGGAAGATGATGGAGCCAACTTAGACGACTTTTTCTACGACGTACCCGGCAGTATGCCCGGAACGCTGAGCATTGAGAGCGATGCTCACCCCCCGACTATTTTTTTGATCGACTACAACAGTGAGGCGGCTACGCGCATTAAGTTAAATACGCCCGAGGAATGCATCCCCTATCTAGATTCTCACTCTGTCTCTTGGGTTGACCTGCAAGGACTGGGAGATGAGGATGTGCTGCGTCGCTTGGGCGGAGTGTTTGGGCTGCATCCCCTAGTGCTGGAAGATGTGGTGAACGTCCCGCAACGCCCCAAGGTGGAAGAATACGACGAGCAGCTTTTGCTGATTGCCCGGATGATTATGTTGAAGAAGAGCGGCAAAGGGTTTATTAGTGAGCAGGTCAGCTTTATTTTGGGGCGGCATTACCTACTGACTGTGCAGGAAGAACCTGTTAATGATTCTTTTGACCCGGTGAGAGAACGGATTCGCAACAATAAAGGCTGTATTCGGCGAACAGAGTCTGATTACTTAATGTATGCTCTGCTGGATTCAGTAATAGACGGGTTTTTTCCGGTGTTAGAAGGTTATGGCGAGGCGATCGAAGATTTAGAAGATGAAGTGGTGGATAATCCCACGCGCCAAACCCTTGAGAAAATCCATAAGCTGAAGCGAGATTTATTAATGCTGCGGCGAGCAATTTGGCCTCAAAGAGATGCCATTAATGCTTTGATTCGGGATGGCAGCGATTTAATTAGCGATGATGTGCGGGTCTATCTGCGAGATTGTTACGACCATGCGGTGCAGGTGCTAGATATGGTAGAAACTTACCGGGAACTAGCTTCCAGCTTAATGGATGTGTATTTATCTTCCATTAATAACAGAATGAATGAGGTAATGAAGCTGCTAACGGTAATTTCAACTATTTTTATTCCGTTAACCTTTATAGCAGGGGTGTACGGCATGAACTTTGACACCGAAAAGTCGCCGTGGAATATGCCGGAGTTAAATTGGTATTGGGGTTATCCTCTATGCTGGGGAGTGATGGTAGCGATCGGCTTATCTTTGGTCTACTATTTCTACCGCAAAGGATGGTTCGAGAACCTCTCTGATATTAAGCCAGACAGCAAGCCAAGCAGCAAGCCAGATATGAAGCCGGGTCTGAAGGAGTGA
- a CDS encoding adenine phosphoribosyltransferase, translating to MDLKSLIRDVPDFPKPGIVFKDITTLLNHAEGFRYCIDSMAEKVTDLNVDYIVGMESRGFIFGTPLAYKMGVGFVPVRKPGKLPAAVHAVEYALEYGSDRLEIHQDAFHPGSRVLVVDDLIATGGTAAATAQLIEQTGSLLVGFGFVIELTFLEGRKNLPNVPIVSLLEY from the coding sequence ATGGATCTAAAGTCTCTGATTCGAGATGTTCCTGACTTTCCCAAACCGGGCATTGTGTTCAAGGACATTACCACGCTGCTCAATCACGCTGAAGGCTTCCGCTACTGCATTGATTCTATGGCGGAAAAGGTGACTGACCTCAACGTCGATTACATTGTGGGAATGGAATCACGAGGCTTTATTTTTGGAACGCCGTTGGCATACAAAATGGGCGTGGGCTTTGTGCCTGTGCGGAAGCCTGGGAAGCTACCCGCTGCTGTTCATGCAGTAGAATACGCGCTGGAATATGGAAGCGATCGCCTAGAAATTCACCAGGATGCTTTCCACCCCGGCAGCCGCGTGTTAGTTGTTGATGACTTAATTGCCACTGGAGGAACTGCCGCTGCAACCGCCCAACTGATTGAGCAAACGGGCAGCTTGCTTGTAGGATTTGGTTTCGTCATTGAATTAACTTTTCTAGAAGGGCGCAAGAATTTACCCAACGTGCCGATCGTCTCCCTCCTCGAATATTAG
- a CDS encoding ABC transporter permease, which produces MTAKSSLLQPLLQNVIGFLQSETLVYILRRLLQAFLTILLASALSFFIIQLAPGDYLDALRQNPQISEETIKGLQQRFGLDKPIVEQYFLWLRQIVTQGDFGISFAYQRPVVALLWERVPATLLIALASLVVTWAIAIPLGVLGAVQQNHWSDRVIRTISYIGQGFPTLITGLLLLFFAQLTSPLFPVGGMTSIEHEDLTAFGKVLDIAWHMVLPTIALSITSFAGLQRIVRGELLDVLRQDYVRTARAKGLPENRVIYVHALRNAVNPLITLLGFEFAGLLGGAFITETYFNWPGLGRLTLQAVQNQDIYLLMASLMMGAVLLIIGNLLADLLLTAIDPRIKLSDMQ; this is translated from the coding sequence ATGACTGCCAAATCTTCCCTCCTTCAGCCTCTGCTGCAAAACGTTATTGGCTTCTTGCAAAGCGAGACGCTGGTGTATATTTTGCGGCGGCTGCTGCAAGCCTTTTTAACAATATTGTTAGCTTCCGCTCTGAGCTTCTTCATTATTCAACTGGCTCCGGGGGATTATTTGGATGCACTCCGGCAGAACCCTCAGATTTCGGAAGAGACGATTAAAGGATTGCAGCAGCGGTTTGGGTTGGACAAGCCGATCGTCGAGCAATATTTTCTGTGGCTGAGACAAATTGTGACCCAGGGCGATTTTGGCATTAGCTTTGCCTATCAGCGTCCGGTGGTAGCTTTGCTCTGGGAGCGGGTGCCAGCGACACTGCTGATTGCACTGGCATCGCTGGTGGTGACTTGGGCGATCGCCATTCCCCTAGGAGTCCTGGGTGCAGTGCAGCAGAATCATTGGAGCGATCGTGTCATCCGCACCATCAGCTACATTGGGCAAGGCTTCCCAACCCTGATTACAGGCTTACTGCTCCTCTTCTTCGCCCAACTTACTTCTCCCCTTTTCCCAGTGGGCGGCATGACCAGCATTGAACACGAAGACCTCACCGCCTTTGGTAAAGTTCTAGACATCGCCTGGCACATGGTTCTACCCACGATCGCCCTCAGCATTACCAGTTTCGCTGGACTACAACGCATTGTGCGGGGCGAGTTGTTAGATGTGCTGCGCCAAGATTATGTCCGTACTGCCCGCGCTAAGGGCTTGCCTGAGAACCGAGTGATTTATGTTCACGCACTGCGCAATGCTGTTAATCCGCTGATTACTCTTCTTGGCTTTGAGTTTGCCGGACTGCTGGGCGGAGCCTTTATTACTGAAACCTATTTCAACTGGCCTGGTCTAGGACGATTGACGCTGCAAGCCGTGCAGAATCAAGATATTTATCTGCTGATGGCAAGCCTGATGATGGGCGCAGTACTGCTGATTATCGGAAATTTGCTGGCAGATTTGCTGCTAACGGCGATCGATCCCAGGATCAAATTATCAGATATGCAATAG
- the acpP gene encoding acyl carrier protein, with amino-acid sequence MSKEAIYDKVKKIVVDQLSVDADAVKPEASFANDLGADSLDVVELVMALEEEFDIEIPDEAAESIATVQAAVDYIDSKAAV; translated from the coding sequence ATGAGCAAAGAGGCTATTTACGACAAGGTCAAGAAAATTGTGGTAGATCAACTCAGCGTTGACGCTGATGCTGTGAAGCCCGAAGCTAGCTTTGCCAACGATCTCGGCGCAGATTCTTTGGATGTCGTCGAACTCGTGATGGCTTTAGAAGAAGAATTTGACATCGAAATTCCTGACGAAGCAGCAGAAAGCATCGCTACAGTTCAGGCTGCGGTGGACTATATCGACAGTAAAGCTGCTGTGTAA
- the fabF gene encoding beta-ketoacyl-ACP synthase II, which produces MTSYELKRVVVTGLGAITPLGNTLAEYWEGLLSGRNGIAPITLFDASKHGCRIAGEVKGFDPHIYLDRKEAKRMDRFAQFAVCTSKQAVADAGLEINDLNADQIGVVIGTGIGGLKVMEEQQEIYLNRGPDRCSPFMIPMMIGNMAAGLTAIQLGAKGPNSCPVTACASGSNAVGDAFRLVQRGYAQAMICGGTEATVTPLTVAGFVACRAMTSRNDDPAHASRPFDRDRDGFVLGEGSGILILEELDHALSRGAKIYAEVVGYGMTCDAYHITSIVPGGEGAARAIRLAMKDGGLAPEDISYINAHGTSTPVNDPTETAAIKTVLGKHAYKVAISSTKSMTGHLLGGSGGIEAVAAVMAVANDRIPPTINLENPDPECDLDYVPNKSRSQPVEVVLSNSFGFGGHNVTLAFRKFKPSV; this is translated from the coding sequence ATGACAAGTTATGAATTGAAGCGAGTTGTGGTTACGGGCTTGGGTGCCATAACCCCCCTGGGTAACACTCTGGCTGAGTACTGGGAAGGACTATTAAGCGGTCGTAATGGCATTGCGCCCATTACACTGTTTGATGCATCGAAGCACGGTTGCCGCATTGCCGGGGAGGTCAAAGGGTTTGATCCTCATATTTACCTCGATCGCAAAGAAGCAAAACGAATGGATCGTTTCGCTCAGTTTGCGGTTTGCACTAGCAAGCAGGCAGTAGCAGATGCTGGACTAGAAATTAATGACCTGAACGCGGATCAAATTGGGGTGGTCATTGGTACGGGCATTGGCGGTTTAAAGGTCATGGAAGAGCAGCAGGAAATCTATCTCAATCGAGGCCCCGATCGCTGTAGCCCCTTCATGATTCCGATGATGATCGGCAATATGGCAGCGGGTCTAACTGCTATTCAGCTAGGGGCGAAAGGACCTAACTCTTGTCCAGTCACCGCCTGCGCATCGGGGTCTAATGCTGTAGGTGATGCTTTCCGCTTGGTGCAGAGAGGCTATGCTCAAGCCATGATTTGCGGTGGCACAGAGGCAACAGTAACGCCGTTGACGGTGGCAGGGTTTGTGGCTTGCCGCGCTATGACCAGCCGCAACGACGACCCTGCCCATGCCAGCCGACCGTTTGACCGCGATCGCGATGGCTTTGTTCTGGGCGAAGGCTCCGGCATCCTGATTTTAGAGGAGTTAGACCATGCTCTCAGCCGAGGCGCAAAAATCTACGCTGAAGTCGTGGGCTACGGCATGACCTGTGATGCCTACCACATAACCTCTATCGTTCCGGGTGGAGAAGGCGCAGCCCGTGCCATTCGGCTGGCGATGAAAGACGGCGGTTTAGCCCCTGAAGACATTAGCTACATCAATGCCCACGGCACCAGCACGCCTGTCAATGATCCGACAGAAACAGCGGCAATTAAAACGGTCTTGGGCAAACATGCTTACAAGGTTGCCATTAGCTCTACCAAATCTATGACGGGGCATCTTTTGGGTGGTTCGGGCGGCATTGAAGCCGTTGCTGCTGTGATGGCGGTGGCAAACGATCGCATTCCTCCTACGATTAATCTGGAGAACCCTGACCCTGAGTGCGACCTAGACTACGTGCCTAACAAAAGTCGATCGCAGCCTGTAGAAGTTGTGCTTTCCAATTCCTTTGGGTTTGGTGGACATAACGTCACGTTGGCGTTTCGCAAGTTTAAGCCCTCAGTTTAA
- the tkt gene encoding transketolase, which produces MAVATQSLEELCINSIRFLAVDAVEKAKSGHPGLPMGAAPMAFVLWDQFMQFNPKNPKWFNRDRFVLSAGHGSMLHYALLHLTGYDSVSIEDIKQFRQWKSRTPGHPENFETAGVEVTTGPLGQGIANGVGLALAEAHLAAKFNKPDCTLVDHYTYVILGDGCNMEGVSGEACSIAGHWGLGKLIALYDDNHISIDGSTDVAFTEDVSKRFEAYGWHVLHVEDGNNDLDAIAKAIAEAKKVTDKPTMIKVTTTIGYGAPNKQNTAGIHGAMLGTDEVKLTRENLDWNYEPFELPADAVTHMRKAVERGATSEAEWEKTWAEYKSKYATEAAEFDRMISGKLPDGWDSVLPTYTAEDKGLPSRKYSEICLNKLAPILPELIGGSADLTHSNLTELKGFGDFQKGHYENRNVHFGVREHAMGAICNGMALHGSGLIPYGATFLIFTDYMRAAIRLSALSQAGSIWVMTHDSIGQGEDGPTHQPIETLASLRAIPNLTVIRPADGNESSGAYKVAIENSKQHKPTLMAFSRQNLPSLAGSSMEGVAKGGYAVIDCEGTPDIILIGTGSEVGLCVTAAEKLAAEGKKVRVVSMPSTDLFDAQDAAYRESVLPKAVTKRLVVEAGTSFGWHKYIGTEGDAVCIDRFGASAPGGVCLEKFGFSADNVFDKAKALLG; this is translated from the coding sequence ATGGCTGTTGCAACCCAATCCCTCGAAGAACTCTGTATTAATTCCATTCGCTTTTTGGCAGTTGATGCTGTTGAAAAAGCAAAGTCTGGACACCCCGGACTGCCGATGGGCGCAGCGCCAATGGCGTTTGTCCTATGGGATCAGTTCATGCAGTTTAATCCTAAGAACCCCAAGTGGTTCAACCGCGATCGCTTTGTCCTGTCAGCAGGACATGGTTCCATGCTGCACTATGCTCTTCTGCACCTGACGGGTTACGACAGTGTTTCCATCGAAGACATTAAACAGTTCCGCCAATGGAAATCGAGAACCCCGGGACACCCCGAAAACTTTGAGACGGCTGGCGTTGAAGTGACCACAGGTCCCTTGGGTCAAGGCATCGCTAACGGCGTTGGTTTGGCATTGGCAGAAGCTCACTTAGCAGCAAAGTTCAACAAGCCCGATTGCACTCTAGTGGATCATTACACCTACGTCATCCTAGGCGATGGGTGCAACATGGAGGGTGTTTCTGGTGAAGCCTGTTCCATTGCTGGACACTGGGGCTTGGGCAAGTTGATCGCGCTGTATGACGACAACCACATTTCCATCGACGGTTCTACCGACGTTGCTTTCACTGAAGATGTGAGCAAGCGCTTTGAGGCGTATGGCTGGCACGTGCTGCACGTAGAAGATGGCAATAATGACTTAGATGCTATTGCTAAGGCGATCGCCGAAGCCAAAAAAGTCACCGACAAGCCGACGATGATCAAAGTCACCACCACCATCGGCTACGGTGCACCCAACAAGCAAAACACGGCTGGCATTCACGGGGCAATGCTAGGCACCGATGAGGTCAAACTCACCCGCGAAAACCTCGATTGGAACTACGAACCCTTCGAGCTACCCGCTGACGCTGTGACACACATGCGTAAAGCGGTTGAGCGCGGTGCCACCTCTGAAGCCGAATGGGAAAAGACTTGGGCAGAGTACAAATCCAAGTATGCTACCGAAGCGGCTGAGTTCGATCGCATGATCAGCGGCAAGCTGCCTGATGGTTGGGACAGCGTTCTACCCACCTACACCGCTGAAGACAAAGGTTTGCCTTCCCGCAAATACTCTGAAATCTGCCTCAACAAACTGGCTCCGATTCTTCCTGAACTGATCGGCGGTTCGGCTGACTTGACCCACTCCAACTTGACGGAACTCAAAGGCTTCGGCGATTTCCAGAAGGGGCACTACGAAAATCGCAACGTCCACTTCGGCGTTCGTGAACATGCCATGGGCGCAATTTGCAACGGTATGGCGCTGCACGGCTCTGGCTTGATTCCCTATGGCGCGACCTTTCTGATCTTCACTGACTATATGCGGGCAGCGATTCGTCTGTCGGCACTGTCTCAAGCCGGATCGATTTGGGTGATGACCCACGACTCCATTGGTCAAGGTGAAGACGGCCCCACGCACCAACCCATCGAAACCCTCGCGTCTCTAAGAGCCATTCCTAACTTGACCGTGATTCGTCCGGCAGATGGGAATGAGTCGTCTGGAGCTTACAAAGTGGCGATCGAAAATTCTAAGCAACATAAGCCGACGCTGATGGCGTTCTCTCGCCAAAACTTGCCTAGCTTGGCGGGTAGTTCCATGGAAGGCGTTGCCAAAGGTGGCTATGCGGTAATTGATTGTGAAGGCACACCCGACATTATCTTGATCGGCACGGGTTCGGAAGTGGGCTTATGCGTCACCGCTGCTGAAAAGCTGGCGGCTGAAGGCAAGAAAGTCCGCGTTGTATCCATGCCTTCGACCGATTTGTTTGATGCTCAAGATGCGGCGTACAGAGAGTCCGTCCTCCCTAAAGCTGTGACCAAGCGTTTAGTTGTGGAAGCCGGAACTAGCTTTGGCTGGCACAAGTATATTGGCACTGAAGGCGATGCTGTGTGTATCGATCGCTTTGGCGCTTCGGCTCCGGGTGGGGTTTGTCTGGAGAAGTTTGGCTTCTCGGCAGATAACGTGTTCGACAAAGCAAAAGCATTGTTGGGCTAA
- a CDS encoding XisH family protein, with translation MPRLDIIHDAVKTALIKDGWTITDPYVIQYQKTKLYADLGAERPIAAEREGQKLVIEVKSFIGASKIQDLKEALGQYDIYRYLLEATAPDRKLYVAVSTIAYNTFFNQDVIQLILNRHQLPLIVVNIEIEEITQWIN, from the coding sequence ATGCCTAGGTTAGACATCATTCACGACGCTGTAAAAACAGCCCTAATCAAAGACGGTTGGACGATTACCGATCCTTACGTGATTCAGTATCAAAAAACAAAGCTTTACGCCGACCTAGGAGCAGAACGCCCGATCGCAGCTGAACGGGAAGGGCAAAAGCTCGTCATCGAAGTCAAAAGCTTCATTGGTGCATCAAAAATCCAAGACCTCAAAGAAGCACTGGGTCAGTATGATATCTACCGCTATCTTTTAGAAGCAACTGCCCCAGACCGCAAGCTTTATGTCGCAGTCAGCACGATCGCCTACAATACCTTCTTTAATCAAGATGTGATTCAGCTAATCCTTAACAGACACCAACTGCCGCTGATCGTAGTCAACATAGAAATAGAGGAGATTACACAATGGATAAATTAA
- a CDS encoding XisI protein, translating to MDKLTEYPTLIKQILTEYIELCNRAPQPGIETFLVVDELKGHYIWMNLGWQNGERLAGMTVYVRLYAGQFWIEEDWTEEGIATELVRAGVPKEDIVLAFHEPKMRQYTDFAVAS from the coding sequence ATGGATAAATTAACTGAATATCCGACACTGATCAAACAAATCCTCACAGAGTACATTGAACTATGTAACCGCGCTCCTCAGCCGGGGATTGAAACCTTTTTAGTAGTTGATGAGCTAAAAGGTCACTATATCTGGATGAATCTGGGTTGGCAGAATGGGGAGCGGCTGGCTGGCATGACAGTTTACGTTCGTCTCTACGCGGGGCAATTTTGGATCGAGGAGGACTGGACTGAAGAAGGAATCGCTACGGAGCTAGTCCGGGCTGGAGTTCCGAAAGAAGATATTGTTCTAGCTTTTCATGAGCCTAAAATGCGGCAATATACCGACTTTGCAGTTGCTTCTTAG
- a CDS encoding PemK-like protein: MAFTNGIASKKRPVLVLWLDDNDAVVAVVTSALPRNPTDFCLNDWEPSGLRVASTVRLSRLVCLTQSLLLGKIGLISPTDAAQAKEIWQLYIKPQF; this comes from the coding sequence ATTGCTTTTACAAACGGTATCGCTTCAAAAAAACGCCCTGTTTTGGTTCTCTGGTTAGATGACAATGATGCCGTGGTCGCAGTAGTCACTTCAGCCTTACCCCGAAACCCAACCGATTTTTGCCTCAATGACTGGGAACCTAGCGGTCTACGTGTGGCTTCCACGGTGCGCCTGTCTCGGTTGGTTTGCCTGACCCAATCGTTGCTTTTGGGTAAAATTGGACTTATCTCTCCAACGGACGCAGCTCAAGCAAAAGAAATTTGGCAACTTTATATCAAGCCTCAGTTTTAG